The genomic window TTAGTGTTCATTGTCTTGCATTATTTGACTCAATTTTGCTACTAAGATAAGGTAAATAACCCAGCAGGAGTATTACTTACTGTTTTCCTTAGTCTTAGTAACCTTTCCTTGATATATAAAAGGTTAGTTTTGCATGACACCTGTAATTTGGTAATGTTAAAATCTTGATAACATTTCGGCATATTCATCATTGCAAATGATCAGATAGGGGCTCTGATATCCTCGATAACTGCTTGGCTAATGTCCAACTTAACTCAAGCATGCTAAAGTTTGATGAAGCTAAAGCCTGTGTGCGGGAACTGGATTGGAAAATGTCATGGCCTCCACCTGTGTTTAAATGTGATTCATCTGATCCAAGGTTATTTCTGCTTCTACACCAACTATTCCCACTTATACAAATTTTCATACATCATAATATGCGTTATCTACCACGAATTCATGTAAAAATGTGAATGCGAGTATCTGATAGTCATGTGCGTCTTCACAACTTTTGGTTAATTAAAAATTCATGTAAAACTTGCAGGATTAGTACATTGTTGTGTACAAAGACATGGGAGTTTTTCTACACTTCTTTGTGTAATACGCTTTTGCATGTTTTATGTTTTTGGTGAACATACCCTCAGCATTGGTTAGGAACATGTTCTCCAATGCTGTTTGAGatacaaaattttttttaatgattgatGCCTAAGTAAAACGGTTTTTCCAATGCAGTTCAAAATACTTATGGTATACAAGTGAAATCGAGGCGGCTGAGAAAGCTACAACACTATTTGCTGCGGATGTTATTTACAGTGACGATCTGACTGATCTGTTTTTCAGCATAGCAAAGAAACTGATGTCTCATGGTGCTGAGAAGGTATCGGTTTATCCGGTTACCgtcattttttcttaaaatttgacaaaaaCCCTAAGATAAGATGTTTCTCCTCTCCATGCTGAAGACTTGGTATTCTCCTTTGTATCTGGTAGGTATTGTACTTGACCCTGGAGAAGAGATATAACTTCAGTATGGACGAACTAGATGTTGTAGCCAATGGTTACAAGCACTTCCGAAGTTTCTTCACGGTTCAGGATGGTAGGTTGTTTGCAAAGCATTTTGATCAGCTAAGAATACGTAGAATTGGTATCAGGATCTCAATTGTCTGTGTTCATTCCACAGTACTCAGTCTTTCATTTTTCACAATCTTTTGTTCGCAGAAAGCGGAGCTCTGGATGATAATTCATGTAGACCAGATTTTGTTGGAGAGCAGATGGACCTTGCAGAGGTTCCTCAGTACATCAGAGAATATGACAGGGGCAAAGATTTGGAGATGTGGAAGATAATGTACAACCCAAATCCAGAATAGCAATGTCTTTTACAGAAATTACCCGCTTTTTAATGTACCACTACAATGCATTTTTGCATGTTTGTATAActgtgggtgtgtttagttctttgggtgtaaagtttttgaagtatacggatatacatttgaagtattaaacgtagactaataacaaaacaaactatagattccgcatgtaaaccgcgagacgaatttattaagcctaattaatctatcattagcaaatgtttactttagcatcacattatcaaatcatggcaaatcatggcgtaatttgtttaaaagattcgtctcgcaatttatatgcaaactgtgcaattggtttttttctcaCATTTAATGTCCCatgtatgtgttcaaacatttgatgtgacgtttttggctaaaattttttggatctaaacaagacCTGTATTGCATATGGCATCCGCATATCataaacaaaagaagagagtgATATGTTATTTCTCCCTTTTGTCATCAAGCTTGCAGACTGATCACACAGACACAGAAAGCAGGAGAACAAGAATCCACAGCATATTTTATTTCGAGTTCTCATGTAAAAGAACAAATTTATCCAGAGATCTCCCATTCTCCCCTACTTTAATAACGCGTAAAAGACCAGTAGGATGATGATCACCATGACGGCGAAGCATGCGCAGGTTCCAACCGCAGAATCCTACAACCACGAGCAGATCAACACAGGTCGATCAATTCATCCATCGTTTgatcaacccccccccccccacctcatCGTTTGATCAAAAAAATAACCTAACTATAGATACCTACAGATGcgtccctccgtcccaaaaatagACAAATCATGGGTTTCtgtatccaacatttgaccgtccgtcttatttgaaaaaattatgaaaaaaattaaaaagataagtcgcgcataaagtattaataatgttttatcatctaacaacaatacaaatactaattataaaaaagtttcatataagacgaacggttaaacgttggatatgGAAATCCAGAGTTGGTCTTTTTGcttttagatggagggagtacttaccaGATCGCTGAGGTTGCCGGTGTCGGGCTTGGGCTCCAggagtggcgccgccgccgctgtgtccaccgtcaccgccaccgacgacgacggtgggtTGGTTTCTTTGAGAATCTTGGCGACAATCcactgctgttgctgctgctggtgatgatggtgatggtgaccgtggtggtggtggtgatggtgattaTGGTGATGATGCGGCGGCtgggtgtggtggtggtgatagtggtggtggtggtggtgatgatgatgatgatggtgatgcaTGTCGTCCATGGCTGGAATCCGGATGATGATTTGTTGGTAGATCGATGCAAAGGGTTCGTGGGTTTTTTTTTCGGTGTTTTCGTGTTGGGTTTAAGTTAACCTGTTGGCGagatatatcgatcgatcgatcgacttaGAGTTGGAGACGATTTACTTATGGCGTCGATCGATGGATGATGGATTTACTGCCGTGCTTGCAAGATGTATTCTATCTGTATGCGACTAGGGGCGGCATTACGAAGAAGTTAAGAGAAATTTGTAAAAGAACACTCCATAAGTCGCTCGAAGTTTGACATTTCATCCCAtaagttatttttgttgcaaaatcCTAACCACTTATTTAGTTTTGTTGCACAACCCGGACGAGAGTCTAGTTAACTGGTGGGAATCAAGAACAAAGCAACAAAGCAAATGTCAAAGTAAGGGGATGCACTCACTGCACATGCTCTTGAGTTAGGAAATCTGGTGCGAGAGGAATAGATGAGTTTTCAAAGATAAATAACTTCAAATCCCTCAACTAATGGCAAGAATAGTGGATGAAATACATACATGGTCGGCATGTGGGGCAAAAAATCTTGCGAGAATAGCGCCTTAACATCTCATCCTCTGttgtaattttcctttttttctactCTTCTCCCCCCTGTCTTTCCCCTCGTCACCTTTGGTGACATTTGTACAGTGCTTATCTTCTGAAATATAAAACCAGCTAAGCTGGCtaaggtttcaaaaaaaaaatcagcctaGTGTGCACGTGTTTAACCAAATCGATCCGTTATAACTAATACAGAGCTACCACAAGCTAAGCTACACGAGTCCATCTTTCCAACTGCTTGCATTTATTCTTCACGTTTcattgaacttttttttcgcATACAACAAAACTCAACGCGACAACATTTAAGCTCTCCAAAAAAGTGTCCAAGACTATACTCTAGAAGTATTTAATTTTGATAAAGACAATATTAACGACTCATAATTTAATGTTCATTTGGCTAAAACACATGTACACTAGAGTggtttttgcaacaaaactgAGTAGGTCAACAAACATTTATAAGAAAATGAATTATGTGATGAAATGTCAAACTTCAAGTGATTTATGGGGTgctttttcttttgcaaattcTCCAAAAATTAAAGCTGAAAATCTATTGAAACTAATaattccattttaaaatatattacgcTATTGACTTCTAGACATGATTTTtatcgttcgttttattaaaaaaaccaatAGAAGTATTATTTATTTGGGGTGACAGCTTGAGCTTAAGAAATAAGGAGGTGGCTGCTAGCGCGTCTCCTTCTTGACCTCCGGCACAAGGAGGTTatagagctcgagctcgacaaGGCAGCCCCCGGTGAGCGTTTCCTCCATTGCCTTCGAAGTGAGGCTGTAGAGAGCGAGCTCGATGAGGCAGCGCTGCCGCtgcttctccccctcctccccaacACTCACTTCGGATTGAGTTAGGGGCCATGTTAGATTAAACTCACTTCGGATTGAGTTAGGGGGTTATTCATCTGATTAGAAAGTCATGATGTCtgatttttataatttatgggATAATTTGGTCTTTTGCAATAGTTTAGGGGTTAATTCGTTTTTTTCCCAAAACAATGTAACACCTCTCATTACTTGTCATGTACAAAGTAAAATTACTCTAGAACAGTATATGTACTGGTTCTCCTAGCCCGTTGGCCTCCATTGAATAATAAAATCAATTATGACGCGATATTTCAAAAGCAAAACTACACGAACCATCTTATATAATGGGAAATTACATGGAAACCGTTGAAATCTCTACTATATtgatcctagctagctactgatCATAACTTGACTTCCATTATTAACTCGTAGCCATGCATGTTGGTCCATTTGACAAAAAAGGCTGGATCGATCACAAAAAGATAATGAAGATGGCCACGATGGCGACGACGCAGACGATCCCGACGGTTATCAACGCACACTGCACCAAAGATgggaaaacacacacacacacaataacGAGATCGCATTAGTTCTCAAATCAAAAATCGATCCATAGCGCTTAATTAGTGCAATAATGTGGTTGACATCGGATGCGTTGCGTGCTATACGTACCTTGCAGGCGGCATCATCATcgccgttggcggcggcggcggcggtggcggcgggcttcGGCTTCTGAACTAGCGGCCGGCgtacggacgacgacgacgacgacgacgacgagctcgagatTGTTACTGCTGCTTAGTCGAAGAGGATCATCGGCACTGGGCAGTGATGGCAATGCATGGCTGGTCGCcggtcgcggtcgtcgtcggtCGGCGCCTcggccggcgcgcggcggctagCTGAATTAATCCGGCGAGACGAGGTTCGACGTCGAGGCTGGGAGAGAGCTGATCGCTGTGGTTGTGCGGTttgtgccgccgccaccgacggcgcGTCGTTGGATTTATGGGCGCGCGCTGTCGACCAACCGATCGTGAGCATGGCTAACAGATACCCACAAATATctctaaaatttagtttttagaTTTCTAATTCGATTTTATGGTGTAACCAGATTTTTATCTCTAGGAGATATGTTAAATCAACTCCCAATAATAAAAGGTGGATCCACTCATCACTACCAAcgttatgtatatataaaaaaaatggggaaatctaaatcgagagcgctctcggttACATTCTATAGCGTGACGTGTTCGATAGCCGTCCATTCACGCGTCGTTGTCCCAGTTGTTCCCACCACGCATCATTGACATTCCCATCTAAGCCGTTCGTTTTCGTCCTCATTCATTCGCCACTGTTCAAATTATGggaatcgagagagagagagagaggggcggagGCTATGACGGTTTTGTCCCATCGCGGCAAGGGAAGGTGGAGGTTGTGGCAGTTTCATCCCATCGCGGCAGAGGAGGTGAAGACTGCGGTAGGTTTCGGCTATTTCCCCTCATTGTGGTGAAGAGGTAGATGGATGTAGCAGTTTTACTCCACAAATCACGACGAAGAAGGGGAGGGTAGTGATTGTTTCCTCCTAAAATTCTGATGAAGCAGCGACTGACGACTTCTGCTACAACAGCGACGAGCGGTGGCCGCGATGGGATTCCGCGGTTGCGGGCTTCAGCTGTAGCAGAGACGACAACGGGCTTTTGAACTAGTaagtaacttttatatgttTCCTAAAAGTTACTAGTAAGtaacttttatatgtctaaaaaGTAACTATTTAAATTACCAAGCTTTTTGTAATCGATTGTGCATAACTTTCGAATTGAAAGAACTTGGGTATGGAACCTTCAAAAGTAAATTACGTGTTACTAGTAAGTAACTCCTATATGTCTGAAAAGGAACTTTTGAATTGAAAAGAATTGGATATGGAACCTTAAATTTCTCCATGTTATTATACATGTTTCTGATATACGTGTGCTAGTACAAATAAGTAATCATGTAAGAGATGCCAAATGAGCATAAGTTTAAACTTACATGTTTCTAGCAAGTAACTTTTATATGCCCGAGAAGTAACTTTATGTATAGTCGTTTTAAGTATagacttatttttctttttcacatttTTACATGCAGCTTGTTGTAGAAAAGGATATGAAATTTGGAACTAGATTTTTAGGGGGTCGATGCAGCATGTTGCTTTTAGTATCTGTGGCACTCGTTGGtgctttatttttctatgaactaCTTGTGTGTTTAATTCTTGTTTTGTGTTTCTTCTTTTGGCGAACCTGATCTAGATCTATTAAATGTGGGATGTAAATTACATGAAAATTTTTTGGGATcacctttttatttgattttgggTATTCCATGCCTTCTTCTTCCTTACTTCAGTTCTGTTTTCTGACTATAATGGCAACACTGGTTTTTGGAGAGGCGAAGGTGCCGTGGGCTTCGCTATCTTTTTTTATTGCTGGAAATGGTGGTGCTAGTTCTCAGGGGAGCCAAAGGTGCTAGTTGTGGTGGGCTTTGGGTTGGCCCATGTGAGGAAATTTGGGGCGTGCGGTGCGTTTTTTTTATTCTTAGAAATGAGCGTATGGGATGGTCGTGAGGTTTCCTTTTGAAGAAAGATGCAAGTTCTATTTTTGGAAAGCGCGTGGGTCGCTGGTTAGCGTAATCGTGCTACCATGCACTAGGTAGTCATGTTTATCCCTTTACCCATTCCCTCGCCACGCGCAAACTCTCTCCACGTGTCGCCTCCTCCTTTTGTAGAGTTGAAATTAAGAGCGAGAGCTTCTTCTGACTTGTAGAGAgtgagaaaggagaagaaaatgaTTCTAATTTTTAGATACACCTTTAGAAGAACCGTTTAAGCAAGATTTTCACATAAgaaatctaatttttaaaattaggtTTTACTTAAAAGAAAACTATGGATCGGTCAATCGATGCAACCATCTACTAACTATCTACTCTATTCATGCATGAatgtatatattaattttaaaaataatatttcttatAAACTACTCGTCAGATCTACCATCTAAGCATATtgttgtattcgttgtaattaaatatttacaacaagaGATCAAATAATTATgttctgatgaaaaaaatatatgttccaCACTGTTCAAACTAAGTTTCACACGGGATAGCAACATGTTTCAACTTGTTTTTCCACtatgtttccaaaaaaaaaatgtttcaatagttgattttttttacatcatGGACAACATAATGTTTCACCGCTAGCGGTG from Oryza glaberrima chromosome 6, OglaRS2, whole genome shotgun sequence includes these protein-coding regions:
- the LOC127777234 gene encoding uncharacterized protein LOC127777234 isoform X2 encodes the protein METGDGRGGGAEEEEEEEEQVMSEVHLGCPPRFSGLYVSRFSFSSRPLGPSAGSDGGECSGVREQVAASSSSCGSPDAVTVDEDGDLVLDRRRNRGRSDHVLTVQHGITSSLRSVGLQVWKAALLLTDFVLHKSFTSSEFNGVTAIEIGAGTGLVGLALARVAKKIFITDRGSDILDNCLANVQLNSSMLKFDEAKACVRELDWKMSWPPPVFKCDSSDPSSKYLWYTSEIEAAEKATTLFAADVIYSDDLTDLFFSIAKKLMSHGAEKVLYLTLEKRYNFSMDELDVVANGYKHFRSFFTVQDESGALDDNSCRPDFVGEQMDLAEVPQYIREYDRGKDLEMWKIMYNPNPE
- the LOC127777234 gene encoding uncharacterized protein LOC127777234 isoform X1; amino-acid sequence: METGDGRGGGAEEEEEEEEQVMSEVHLGCPPRFSGLYVSRFSFSSRPLGPSAGSDGGECSGVREQVAASSSSCERGSPDAVTVDEDGDLVLDRRRNRGRSDHVLTVQHGITSSLRSVGLQVWKAALLLTDFVLHKSFTSSEFNGVTAIEIGAGTGLVGLALARVAKKIFITDRGSDILDNCLANVQLNSSMLKFDEAKACVRELDWKMSWPPPVFKCDSSDPSSKYLWYTSEIEAAEKATTLFAADVIYSDDLTDLFFSIAKKLMSHGAEKVLYLTLEKRYNFSMDELDVVANGYKHFRSFFTVQDESGALDDNSCRPDFVGEQMDLAEVPQYIREYDRGKDLEMWKIMYNPNPE